A single window of Rhodococcus jostii RHA1 DNA harbors:
- a CDS encoding HelD family protein — protein sequence MPDEDTSRDERELEQQYVTMLYTRLDGLRQYAANRLSRVLLETGGTPQARSERESFNQLYTEDLAKYDAAENGLCFGRIDLDGEHRYIGRLGILDEENDYETMLLDWRAPLARPFYLATPAAPDGVSRRRHIRTRSRRVTAVNDEYLDLAAAEAAGTITGSDGVAGESALLAALNAARTGQMNDIVETIQGEQDAIIRSEHKSVLVVQGGPGTGKTAVALHRAAYLLYTYRQQLAKAGVLIIGPNATFLDYIGQVLPSLGETGVLLSTIGDLYPGVRATVEDTLDAGEIKGSLDMLDVLKKAVRDRQEVPSRPVELTFDTYRITLDRKVVTRARGRARSSRRPHNLARPIFVSSVIEALAQQLADTLGANVVDGGNLLSRDDIADMRDEMREDPEIMTAISALWPELSPQQVLAELYASPKRLTDAAPNLTETQRESLRRPVMRGFSAADAPLLDELAELLGVDDAAERERARRQWRAQIADAQGALDILTGSAPQDLEDELDPEILMAYDLIDASQLAERHDVGQHQTTAERAAGDRTWTYGHVIVDEAQELSEMAWRMLMRRIPNRWMTLVGDTAQTGDPAGTSSWQRILEPYVATRWKLTELTVNYRTPAEIMTSARRVLAEIDAEQTVPRSVRESGFAPWALQVSEPELAETVRTCVSRETGPGTTVVIGGHDLVAALADLNSDTVSVLTVRDVKGLEFDSVLIAEPQDILDESPRGMNDLYVALTRATQRLGVVHTKTLPAVLSELGPAEVGILS from the coding sequence TTGCCCGACGAGGACACGTCACGCGACGAGCGCGAGCTCGAGCAGCAGTACGTGACGATGCTCTACACCCGACTGGACGGCCTTCGCCAGTACGCGGCGAACCGGCTGAGCCGTGTACTGCTCGAAACCGGCGGGACCCCGCAGGCCCGCAGCGAGCGGGAGTCGTTCAACCAGCTCTACACCGAAGACCTCGCCAAGTACGACGCCGCCGAGAACGGACTGTGCTTCGGGCGCATCGATCTCGACGGCGAGCACCGCTACATCGGCCGACTCGGCATCCTCGACGAGGAGAACGACTACGAGACGATGCTCCTCGATTGGCGTGCACCCCTTGCCCGCCCGTTCTACCTTGCCACCCCCGCCGCCCCCGACGGCGTCTCCCGTCGGCGGCACATCCGGACGCGGAGCCGCCGCGTGACGGCCGTCAACGACGAGTATCTGGATCTGGCGGCGGCGGAGGCCGCGGGCACGATCACCGGTTCGGACGGCGTCGCGGGTGAGAGTGCGTTGCTCGCGGCGCTCAACGCGGCCCGCACGGGTCAGATGAACGACATCGTCGAGACGATCCAAGGCGAGCAGGACGCCATCATCCGGTCGGAGCACAAGAGTGTGCTGGTGGTCCAGGGAGGACCGGGAACCGGCAAGACCGCGGTCGCTCTGCACCGCGCCGCCTACCTGCTCTACACCTACCGGCAGCAGCTCGCGAAGGCCGGCGTCCTGATCATCGGCCCCAACGCCACGTTCCTCGACTACATCGGCCAGGTGCTGCCGTCGCTCGGCGAGACCGGTGTGCTGCTCTCGACCATCGGCGACCTCTACCCCGGCGTCCGCGCCACCGTCGAGGACACTCTCGACGCCGGCGAGATCAAGGGCTCGCTCGACATGCTGGACGTCCTCAAGAAGGCGGTCCGGGATCGGCAGGAAGTGCCGTCGCGTCCCGTCGAGCTGACGTTCGACACCTATCGGATCACCCTCGACCGCAAGGTCGTCACCCGCGCACGTGGCCGGGCGAGGTCGTCACGGCGCCCGCACAACCTGGCGCGGCCCATCTTCGTCTCGTCGGTGATCGAGGCACTCGCCCAGCAACTCGCGGACACACTGGGCGCCAACGTCGTCGACGGCGGAAACCTGCTGAGCCGGGACGACATCGCCGACATGCGGGACGAGATGCGTGAAGACCCGGAGATCATGACGGCGATCAGCGCGCTGTGGCCCGAACTGTCGCCGCAGCAGGTCCTCGCCGAGCTGTACGCCTCGCCGAAGCGTCTGACCGATGCCGCGCCGAATCTGACCGAAACGCAACGTGAGTCGCTGCGACGCCCCGTCATGCGCGGCTTCAGTGCCGCCGACGCGCCACTCCTCGACGAGTTGGCGGAACTGCTCGGCGTCGACGACGCCGCCGAACGGGAGCGCGCCCGCCGCCAGTGGCGAGCGCAGATCGCGGATGCCCAGGGCGCTCTGGACATCCTGACCGGTTCGGCGCCACAGGATCTCGAGGACGAGCTGGACCCGGAAATTCTGATGGCCTACGACCTGATCGACGCCAGCCAGCTCGCCGAACGCCACGACGTCGGACAGCACCAGACCACCGCGGAGCGCGCAGCGGGCGACCGAACCTGGACCTACGGCCACGTGATCGTCGACGAGGCGCAGGAGCTCTCGGAGATGGCCTGGCGAATGCTGATGCGGCGCATACCGAATCGCTGGATGACACTCGTCGGCGACACGGCGCAGACCGGCGACCCGGCGGGAACATCGTCGTGGCAGCGGATCCTCGAGCCATACGTGGCCACCCGGTGGAAGCTCACGGAACTGACCGTCAACTACCGCACTCCGGCGGAGATCATGACGTCGGCACGGCGGGTTCTCGCCGAGATCGACGCCGAACAGACCGTGCCGCGGTCGGTGCGCGAATCCGGTTTCGCGCCGTGGGCACTGCAGGTATCCGAACCTGAGCTGGCGGAGACCGTGCGCACGTGTGTGTCCCGGGAAACCGGACCGGGCACGACTGTGGTGATCGGGGGCCACGACCTCGTCGCCGCACTGGCCGATTTGAATTCGGACACCGTCAGCGTCCTGACGGTGCGGGACGTCAAGGGGCTGGAGTTCGACTCGGTGCTCATCGCCGAGCCACAGGACATTCTCGACGAGTCGCCGCGGGGGATGAACGACCTCTACGTCGCCCTGACCCGCGCGACACAACGACTGGGTGTGGTGCACACGAAAACGTTGCCCGCAGTGCTGTCCGAACTCGGTCCGGCTGAGGTCGGGATCCTGTCGTGA
- a CDS encoding DUF732 domain-containing protein produces the protein MTPGGRGRLIGCGLVLTTIVLTACSEATVSDPPSTASVASTTAASHLDARGLRYKESLTGAGIPALPDDTVMALANGICGQLSEGTDEVTILAHLTPMAQFASATSDIGLTTEQVAQVYLDAAEANYC, from the coding sequence GTGACACCGGGCGGACGCGGTCGCCTGATCGGGTGTGGGCTCGTCCTCACCACGATCGTGCTGACCGCGTGCTCGGAGGCCACCGTCTCCGACCCGCCGTCGACGGCCTCTGTCGCCTCCACCACTGCCGCATCACACCTCGACGCCCGTGGCCTGCGCTACAAGGAGTCGCTGACCGGGGCCGGCATACCGGCGTTGCCCGACGACACGGTCATGGCTCTCGCCAACGGGATCTGTGGTCAGCTGTCCGAGGGGACGGACGAGGTCACGATCCTCGCGCATCTGACCCCGATGGCGCAGTTCGCCTCGGCGACGTCGGATATCGGCCTCACCACCGAACAGGTGGCGCAGGTCTATCTCGATGCCGCCGAGGCGAATTACTGCTGA
- a CDS encoding universal stress protein has translation MSAYRTVVVGTDGSESSFLAVEKAAAIAGDAGAKLIIACAYYPADPKDVGQAADALGDEAYQITGSAPTYEILRTAKERAHAAGAKEVVERAVVGAPVESLLNLVDEVEAGLLVIGNRGLNTLTGRLLGSVPSDAARKSTSDVLIVHTVR, from the coding sequence ATGAGCGCCTACCGGACCGTTGTCGTCGGAACCGATGGCTCCGAGTCGTCGTTTCTGGCCGTCGAGAAGGCTGCTGCCATCGCGGGGGACGCCGGTGCCAAGCTGATCATCGCCTGCGCGTACTACCCGGCCGATCCGAAGGACGTCGGGCAGGCCGCCGACGCGCTCGGTGACGAGGCCTACCAGATCACCGGTTCGGCCCCGACGTACGAGATCCTCCGCACCGCGAAGGAGCGCGCCCACGCCGCCGGCGCCAAGGAGGTCGTGGAACGCGCCGTCGTCGGTGCGCCCGTCGAGTCGCTGCTGAACCTGGTCGACGAGGTCGAGGCCGGTCTTCTGGTGATCGGCAACCGCGGACTCAACACCCTTACCGGGCGTCTCCTCGGTTCCGTTCCGTCGGATGCCGCACGCAAGTCGACGTCCGACGTCCTCATCGTCCACACGGTGCGCTGA
- a CDS encoding SCO6745 family protein, with product MDAHNAGRTARSLELLHSLSYFVPEVEDRLIEAGLEPGRMGYFAGRSAPMGAVGAGVVTATFFNFSPAVIESVIPRAWGLATPAAVVDARYRAVGEAYVRLLGESVTNSPEMAEAAELASIAARGIPGVQGRPLYAGYAEVAWPDAPHLAFWHALTLLREYRGDGHVAALQTAGLSGLESLITHTATGFGFQKKFAITRRAWTQDQWDSACESLRDREILDARGELTADGKELRELVEDLTDDLALAPWAALGEDGAARLVELATPWRDAIVAAGVFPAGVFGPKVGTSR from the coding sequence ATGGATGCACACAACGCAGGTCGTACCGCCCGGTCCTTGGAGCTGCTTCATTCCCTCAGCTATTTCGTTCCCGAGGTCGAGGATCGCCTGATCGAGGCGGGCCTCGAGCCGGGTCGGATGGGCTACTTCGCGGGCCGCTCCGCGCCGATGGGCGCGGTCGGTGCGGGCGTCGTCACTGCGACCTTCTTCAACTTCAGTCCGGCCGTGATCGAGTCGGTCATTCCGCGTGCGTGGGGTCTGGCCACGCCCGCGGCCGTCGTCGACGCGCGGTACCGGGCGGTCGGGGAGGCGTATGTGCGACTTCTCGGCGAATCGGTGACGAATTCGCCGGAGATGGCCGAGGCCGCCGAACTCGCGTCGATCGCGGCCCGCGGGATCCCGGGTGTCCAGGGCAGGCCGCTGTATGCGGGGTACGCGGAGGTGGCGTGGCCGGACGCACCGCACCTCGCCTTCTGGCATGCCCTCACATTGCTGCGGGAGTACCGCGGCGACGGTCACGTCGCCGCCCTGCAGACGGCGGGACTGAGCGGACTCGAATCGCTGATCACGCACACCGCGACCGGGTTCGGATTCCAGAAGAAGTTCGCGATCACGCGCCGCGCCTGGACCCAGGACCAGTGGGACTCGGCATGCGAGAGTCTCCGTGACCGGGAGATCCTGGATGCGCGGGGCGAACTCACCGCCGACGGCAAGGAATTGCGCGAACTGGTCGAGGATCTCACCGACGATCTCGCGCTGGCTCCGTGGGCCGCGCTGGGGGAGGACGGGGCGGCCCGGCTCGTCGAACTCGCAACCCCGTGGCGCGACGCGATCGTCGCGGCGGGGGTGTTCCCCGCCGGCGTGTTCGGTCCCAAGGTCGGCACGTCGCGCTGA
- the uvrB gene encoding excinuclease ABC subunit UvrB — protein sequence MAFASEHPVVAHSEFRPIGEIERSEARFEVVSDHKPAGDQPAAIADLERRINAGEKDVVLLGATGTGKSATTAWLIEKVQRPTLVMAPNKTLAAQLANELRDMLPNNSVEYFVSYYDYYQPEAYIAQTDTYIEKDSSINDDVERLRHSATSSLLSRRDVVVVASVSCIYGLGTPQSYLDRSVQLEVGVEVPRDALLRLLVDVQYTRNDLAFTRGSFRVRGDTVEIIPSYEELAVRIEFFGDEIEALYYLHPLTGDVVRKVDSVRIFPATHYVAGPERMERAVKDIEAELEERLADLEGKGKLLEAQRLRMRTQYDLEMIKQVGFCSGIENYSRHIDGRGPGTAPATLIDYFPEDFLLVIDESHVTVPQIGAMYEGDMSRKRNLVEFGFRLPSATDNRPLTWEEFTQRIGQTVYLSATPGKYELGQAGGEFVEQVIRPTGLVDPQVVVKPTKGQIDDLVHEIRERADRDERVLVTTLTKKMAEDLTDYLLELGIRVRYLHSDIDTLRRVELLRQLRLGEYDVLVGINLLREGLDLPEVSLVAILDADKEGFLRSSTSLIQTIGRAARNVSGQVHMYADKITDSMQHAIEETERRREKQIAYNEKMGVDPQPLRKKIADILDQVYEEAEDTASGVDVGGSGRNATRGRRAQGEAGRSVSAGVYEGRDTKSMPRAELADLVKELTNQMMNAARDLQFELAGRLRDEIADLKKELRGMDAAGLK from the coding sequence ATGGCGTTTGCATCCGAGCACCCCGTGGTGGCACATTCCGAGTTCCGTCCCATTGGGGAGATCGAGCGGTCGGAAGCGCGGTTCGAGGTCGTCAGCGACCACAAGCCGGCCGGCGATCAGCCCGCCGCGATCGCCGATCTGGAACGCCGCATCAACGCCGGCGAGAAGGACGTGGTCCTGCTCGGCGCCACCGGTACCGGTAAGTCCGCCACCACGGCGTGGCTGATCGAGAAGGTGCAGCGGCCCACCCTGGTGATGGCGCCCAACAAGACGCTCGCCGCGCAGTTGGCCAACGAGCTGCGCGACATGCTGCCCAACAACTCTGTCGAGTACTTCGTCTCGTACTACGACTACTACCAGCCCGAGGCGTACATCGCGCAGACCGACACCTACATCGAGAAGGACTCGTCGATCAACGACGACGTCGAGCGACTGCGCCACTCGGCGACGTCGAGCCTGCTGTCGCGGCGCGACGTGGTGGTTGTGGCGTCCGTGTCGTGCATCTACGGTCTCGGCACCCCGCAGTCGTACCTCGACCGCTCGGTGCAGCTCGAGGTCGGGGTGGAGGTCCCGCGCGACGCTCTGCTGCGACTGCTGGTGGACGTGCAGTACACCCGCAACGATCTGGCGTTCACCCGCGGATCCTTCCGGGTGCGCGGCGACACCGTCGAGATCATTCCCTCGTACGAGGAGTTGGCGGTCCGGATCGAGTTCTTCGGCGACGAGATCGAGGCGCTGTACTACCTGCACCCCCTCACCGGGGACGTGGTGCGGAAGGTCGACTCGGTGCGCATCTTCCCGGCAACGCACTATGTCGCGGGTCCCGAGCGGATGGAACGTGCCGTCAAGGACATCGAGGCCGAACTCGAGGAACGGCTCGCCGACCTCGAGGGCAAGGGCAAGCTGCTCGAGGCGCAGCGGCTGCGGATGCGCACCCAGTACGACCTCGAGATGATCAAGCAGGTCGGGTTCTGCTCCGGCATTGAGAACTACTCGCGTCACATCGACGGTCGCGGGCCGGGTACGGCGCCCGCCACGCTGATCGACTACTTCCCGGAGGACTTCCTCCTCGTCATCGACGAGTCCCACGTGACGGTCCCGCAGATCGGCGCGATGTACGAGGGCGACATGTCCCGCAAACGGAATCTCGTCGAGTTCGGGTTCCGGTTGCCGTCCGCCACCGACAACCGTCCGCTGACGTGGGAGGAGTTCACCCAGCGCATCGGGCAGACGGTGTACCTGTCGGCCACACCCGGCAAGTACGAGCTGGGGCAGGCAGGCGGCGAGTTCGTCGAGCAGGTCATCCGCCCCACCGGTCTGGTCGACCCCCAGGTGGTCGTCAAACCGACCAAGGGGCAGATCGACGACCTCGTGCACGAGATCCGCGAACGTGCCGACCGGGACGAGCGCGTCCTCGTCACCACGCTGACGAAGAAGATGGCGGAAGATCTCACCGACTATCTCCTCGAGCTCGGTATCCGGGTCCGGTATCTCCACTCGGACATCGACACCCTGCGACGGGTCGAGTTGCTCCGGCAACTCCGGTTGGGGGAGTACGACGTGCTGGTCGGTATCAACCTGCTGCGTGAGGGCCTCGACCTTCCCGAGGTGTCGCTGGTGGCGATCCTCGACGCCGACAAGGAGGGCTTCCTCCGAAGCTCGACCAGTCTCATCCAGACGATCGGCCGCGCGGCTCGTAACGTCTCCGGCCAGGTCCACATGTACGCCGACAAGATCACCGACTCGATGCAGCACGCGATCGAGGAGACCGAGCGGCGTCGGGAGAAGCAGATCGCCTACAACGAGAAGATGGGCGTCGATCCGCAGCCGCTGCGGAAGAAGATCGCTGACATCCTCGACCAGGTCTACGAGGAAGCCGAGGACACGGCCAGCGGAGTCGACGTCGGCGGTTCGGGCCGCAACGCCACCCGCGGGCGCCGCGCCCAGGGCGAGGCCGGGCGCTCGGTCAGCGCCGGGGTGTACGAGGGCCGCGACACGAAGTCGATGCCGAGGGCGGAGTTGGCAGATCTGGTCAAGGAATTGACCAATCAGATGATGAACGCCGCCCGTGACCTGCAGTTCGAGCTCGCCGGACGACTACGCGACGAGATCGCCGACTTGAAGAAGGAACTGCGCGGGATGGACGCCGCGGGCCTGAAATAG
- a CDS encoding DUF402 domain-containing protein, producing MAGASHDIHPPKVEYFDLRDHTNTDPKGFVRHVDHYRVEPWGLYMARTSDHPQFHYLESWLLPDLGLRASIFHYHPYHQRDQDHYVDIGTFTRGDDVWKSEDHYLDLVVRTGRDTELLDVDELMEAHTTGLLDTATAEQAILTATTAIDGIAAHGHDLGRWLASIGMPIDWR from the coding sequence ATGGCAGGCGCGAGTCACGACATCCACCCACCGAAGGTCGAATACTTCGACCTACGAGATCACACCAACACCGACCCCAAGGGGTTCGTCCGCCACGTCGATCATTACCGCGTCGAACCGTGGGGGCTGTACATGGCGCGCACCTCCGACCACCCGCAATTCCACTACCTGGAGTCGTGGCTGCTCCCCGACCTCGGCCTGCGGGCGTCGATCTTCCACTACCACCCCTACCACCAGCGCGATCAGGACCACTACGTCGACATCGGCACCTTCACCCGGGGTGACGACGTGTGGAAGTCCGAGGACCACTACCTGGACCTGGTCGTCCGCACCGGCCGCGACACCGAACTCCTCGACGTCGACGAGCTGATGGAGGCGCACACCACCGGCCTGCTCGACACCGCGACGGCCGAGCAGGCGATCCTCACCGCCACCACGGCGATCGACGGCATCGCCGCGCACGGCCACGACCTCGGCCGCTGGCTGGCCTCCATCGGGATGCCGATCGACTGGCGGTGA
- the coaE gene encoding dephospho-CoA kinase, with translation MLRIGLTGGIGAGKSTVSKVLAELGGVIVDADLIAREVVEPGTPGLAALVDRFGEEILTEDGALDRPALAARAFADDESRLALNAIVHPLVGARTAETIESAPKDAILVQDIPLLVEGGMGAAFHLVVVVFVDAEERVQRLVGSRGMPEADARARIAAQADDDQRRAAADVWLDNSGAPGALEPEIRALWSERLVPFESNIRTRTVVRVLPELAPPNSQWPAQADRLIARVKLVCGDRAVRVDHIGSTAVEGLPAKDVIDVQVTVANLETADDLAESLADAGFPRIEHITADDPKPSYQGGETDPALWGKRIHGGADPGRPVNIHLRVDGWPGQQFALVFRDWLRADTEARTEYLAVKEGAAEKAAGHTDYRDAITAYVDAKTPWFDRAYHRAWEWAERTGWSG, from the coding sequence GTGTTGAGAATCGGCCTCACTGGAGGCATAGGAGCCGGTAAGTCCACCGTGTCGAAGGTCCTCGCCGAACTCGGGGGAGTGATCGTCGACGCCGATCTGATTGCGAGGGAGGTCGTCGAACCCGGAACACCCGGCCTCGCCGCGCTCGTCGACCGGTTCGGCGAGGAGATCCTGACGGAGGACGGCGCACTCGACCGGCCCGCCCTGGCTGCCCGCGCCTTCGCCGATGACGAATCGCGGCTCGCGCTGAATGCGATCGTTCACCCGCTCGTGGGGGCGCGCACCGCCGAGACGATCGAATCGGCGCCCAAGGACGCCATCCTCGTCCAGGACATTCCGTTGCTGGTCGAGGGCGGAATGGGCGCGGCCTTCCACCTGGTCGTCGTCGTGTTCGTCGATGCCGAGGAGCGGGTGCAGCGGCTCGTCGGATCGCGGGGGATGCCCGAGGCCGATGCGCGGGCGCGGATCGCAGCCCAGGCCGACGACGATCAGCGGCGGGCGGCGGCGGACGTCTGGCTCGACAACAGCGGTGCCCCGGGCGCGCTCGAGCCGGAGATCCGGGCACTGTGGTCGGAGCGTCTCGTGCCCTTCGAGTCCAACATCCGCACGCGGACCGTCGTCCGGGTCCTGCCCGAACTCGCTCCGCCGAATTCGCAGTGGCCGGCGCAGGCCGACCGGCTGATCGCTCGCGTGAAACTGGTGTGCGGCGACCGCGCCGTCCGGGTCGACCACATCGGGTCGACGGCCGTCGAGGGATTGCCCGCCAAGGACGTCATCGACGTCCAGGTGACCGTCGCGAACCTCGAGACCGCGGACGATCTCGCCGAATCACTCGCCGACGCCGGGTTCCCCCGCATCGAGCACATCACCGCCGACGACCCGAAGCCCTCGTACCAGGGCGGAGAGACCGACCCGGCGCTGTGGGGCAAGCGAATCCACGGGGGTGCCGATCCGGGACGGCCCGTCAACATCCACCTTCGCGTCGACGGGTGGCCCGGACAGCAGTTCGCGCTCGTCTTCCGCGACTGGCTCCGCGCCGACACCGAGGCCCGGACCGAGTACCTCGCGGTCAAGGAAGGTGCGGCGGAGAAGGCGGCCGGTCACACGGACTACCGGGACGCGATCACCGCCTACGTGGACGCGAAGACCCCGTGGTTCGACCGCGCCTATCACCGGGCGTGGGAATGGGCCGAGCGGACCGGCTGGAGCGGGTAG
- the rpsA gene encoding 30S ribosomal protein S1: MPSTTVTSPQVAVNDIGSAEDFLAAIDATIKYFNDGDIVEGTIVKVDRDEVLLDIGYKTEGVIPSRELSIKHDVDPNEVVSVGDEVEALVLTKEDKEGRLILSKKRAQYERAWGTIEELKEKDEAVKGTVIEVVKGGLILDIGLRGFLPASLVEMRRVRDLQPYVGKEIEAKIIELDKNRNNVVLSRRAWLEQTQSEVRSEFLHQLQKGQVRKGIVSSIVNFGAFVDLGGVDGLVHVSELSWKHIDHPSEVVEVGTEVTVEVLDVDLDRERVSLSLKATQEDPWRQFARTHAIGQIVPGKVTKLVPFGAFVRVEEGIEGLVHISELAERHVEVPDQVVGVNDDALVKVIDIDLERRRISLSLKQANEDYNAEFDPSKYGMADSYDEQGNYIFPEGFDPETNEWLEGFDKQREEWENRYAEAERRHKMHTAQMEKTAADEAAEAATAAAGYSSESGAGDADVASAASTSSSESAGGSLASDAQLAALREKLSGNA, from the coding sequence ATGCCCTCCACCACCGTGACCTCGCCGCAGGTAGCCGTAAACGACATCGGCTCCGCCGAGGACTTCCTCGCCGCCATCGACGCAACGATCAAGTACTTCAACGATGGCGACATCGTCGAAGGCACCATCGTCAAGGTCGATCGCGACGAGGTCCTGCTCGACATCGGTTACAAGACCGAAGGCGTCATCCCTTCCCGTGAGCTCTCCATCAAGCACGACGTCGACCCCAACGAGGTCGTCTCCGTGGGCGATGAGGTCGAAGCTCTCGTCCTCACCAAGGAGGACAAGGAAGGCCGACTGATCCTGTCGAAGAAGCGCGCTCAGTACGAGCGTGCCTGGGGCACCATCGAGGAGCTCAAGGAGAAGGACGAGGCCGTCAAGGGCACCGTCATCGAGGTCGTCAAGGGCGGCCTGATCCTCGACATCGGCCTGCGCGGCTTCCTTCCCGCTTCGCTCGTCGAGATGCGCCGTGTCCGCGATCTGCAGCCGTATGTCGGCAAGGAGATCGAGGCCAAGATCATCGAGCTCGACAAGAACCGCAACAACGTCGTCCTCTCGCGCCGTGCATGGCTCGAGCAGACGCAGTCCGAGGTTCGCAGCGAGTTCCTGCACCAGCTGCAGAAGGGCCAGGTCCGCAAGGGCATCGTGTCCTCCATCGTCAACTTCGGTGCCTTCGTGGACCTGGGCGGCGTCGACGGCCTGGTGCACGTGTCCGAGCTGTCCTGGAAGCACATCGACCACCCGTCCGAGGTTGTCGAGGTCGGCACCGAGGTCACCGTCGAGGTTCTCGACGTCGACCTGGACCGCGAGCGCGTCTCCCTGTCGCTCAAGGCGACGCAGGAAGACCCGTGGCGTCAGTTCGCCCGCACGCACGCCATCGGCCAGATCGTGCCCGGCAAGGTCACGAAGCTGGTTCCGTTCGGTGCCTTCGTGCGCGTCGAAGAGGGAATCGAAGGCCTCGTCCACATCTCCGAGCTGGCCGAGCGCCACGTGGAGGTCCCGGACCAGGTTGTCGGCGTCAACGACGATGCGCTCGTCAAGGTCATCGACATCGACCTCGAGCGTCGTCGCATCTCGCTGTCGCTGAAGCAGGCCAACGAGGACTACAACGCCGAGTTCGATCCGTCCAAGTACGGCATGGCGGACAGCTACGACGAGCAGGGCAACTACATCTTCCCCGAGGGCTTCGATCCCGAGACCAACGAATGGCTCGAGGGCTTCGACAAGCAGCGTGAAGAGTGGGAGAACCGCTACGCCGAGGCTGAGCGTCGTCACAAGATGCACACCGCTCAGATGGAGAAGACCGCTGCAGACGAGGCCGCCGAGGCTGCCACCGCTGCTGCCGGCTACTCCTCCGAGTCGGGTGCCGGCGACGCCGACGTCGCTTCGGCCGCCAGCACCTCGTCGTCCGAGTCTGCCGGCGGATCGCTGGCCAGCGACGCACAGCTCGCCGCTCTGCGCGAGAAGTTGTCGGGCAACGCCTAG
- a CDS encoding class I SAM-dependent methyltransferase, producing MPDPRPSDSPLSPEDDRHGTANSVLGTSGVSRVRVDSESSERASRAWWDADADDYHRTHGEFLGVDSSEGEFVWCPEGLHEGDYHLLGDVAGKDVLEVGCGSAPCARWLAGRGARAVGLDLSMSMLTRGVEAMRAGGATVPLVHAGAEHLPFADASFDIACSAFGAVPFVADSQQVMSEVARVLRPGGLWVFAVNHPIRWIFPDDPGPRGLTASLPYFDRTPYVEVDGDGIPTYVEHHRTIGDRVREIVAAGLEVRDIIEPEWPEWLDREWGQWSPLRGQIFPGTAIFSCRKPVSTS from the coding sequence ATGCCCGATCCTCGCCCGTCCGATTCTCCTCTCTCTCCGGAAGACGACCGTCACGGCACCGCCAACAGCGTGCTCGGAACGTCCGGAGTGAGCCGCGTCCGCGTCGATTCCGAGTCCAGCGAACGCGCGAGTCGTGCCTGGTGGGACGCCGATGCGGACGACTACCACCGCACCCACGGCGAGTTCCTCGGCGTGGACTCGTCCGAGGGTGAGTTCGTCTGGTGCCCGGAGGGACTCCACGAAGGCGACTACCACCTTCTCGGTGACGTGGCGGGCAAGGACGTCCTCGAGGTGGGCTGCGGTTCCGCGCCATGCGCGCGGTGGCTCGCCGGCCGGGGCGCCCGGGCAGTCGGGCTCGATCTGTCGATGTCGATGCTGACCCGCGGGGTCGAGGCCATGCGGGCGGGCGGCGCGACCGTGCCGCTCGTTCATGCGGGAGCCGAGCACCTCCCCTTCGCCGACGCGAGCTTCGACATCGCATGTTCGGCTTTTGGGGCGGTTCCGTTCGTGGCGGACTCCCAGCAGGTGATGAGTGAGGTGGCCCGGGTTCTCCGCCCGGGTGGTTTGTGGGTGTTCGCCGTCAACCATCCGATCCGCTGGATCTTCCCGGACGACCCGGGCCCACGAGGGCTCACCGCGTCGCTCCCCTACTTCGACCGCACCCCCTACGTGGAGGTCGACGGCGACGGCATCCCCACCTACGTCGAGCACCACCGGACCATCGGCGACCGGGTGCGCGAGATCGTGGCGGCGGGACTGGAGGTACGCGACATCATCGAGCCGGAGTGGCCCGAATGGCTCGACCGGGAATGGGGGCAGTGGAGCCCGCTGCGGGGACAGATCTTCCCCGGCACCGCCATCTTCAGCTGCCGCAAACCCGTGAGTACTTCTTAA